ATATATTAAAAAAATAGATAAGAGAGCAATAAAAAGTAATATAAATGAAGGAAGTTCAGCAATACTTGTTGAATAAATTTTATAAAATAGTAACAGTGGTAAAAAGAAGTTGAATAGCATTTTATTTGTAGAAATGATAAAATCAGAATCTATTATATTCGACAACTTTAGAATGTAGCCAATTAAAATTACTATAAAAATAGGGGATGTTAAAATTATTAGTTCTTGCATTTATATAACTAATATAATATAAGTAAGTCGTGAAAAAAATAACAAAGTACTTTTATGGTAAATATCTTAAATATTGGTATGCGGTCGCAGTAGTTATAGCCACTATTATGTTTGCTAGCTATTATTTTAATAGACATCTAGATTCTTATAATATAATAATATTTAATAATAGCGGTACTATTGAAAAGACTGAAGAGATAGAGCCAAAAATAATTGAAAAGATTAGATATGATTCATATTTTTTAACAACGAGAGTACCCTTTACAAAAGCATTCATCCCAAATAAAAAGATTGATATAGAATTCTAATTGTTATCATCTAAAGGCAATAACTTAATTTCAAATATATAGGGCCATAATTTTCCAGTAACAAATAATCTTTTTTTCTTATCGTCATATGCAATGCCATTTAATACATCTACAGGTTCCTCAAGTTCAACATCTTCTAATATCCCCT
The nucleotide sequence above comes from Deferribacterota bacterium. Encoded proteins:
- a CDS encoding AEC family transporter gives rise to the protein MQELIILTSPIFIVILIGYILKLSNIIDSDFIISTNKMLFNFFLPLLLFYKIYSTSIAELPSFILLFIALLSIFLIY